One stretch of Paenibacillus sp. AN1007 DNA includes these proteins:
- a CDS encoding GyrI-like domain-containing protein, with amino-acid sequence MGKELSRSFDIEVLNRELKLVGLCETGNFPNAFPELAVKVQRAFWDRRKEIKHGTDYEVLFSPFMCNGIIATYFGCVEVTEIADVPEGMLGFVLPETTYVKVLCTNKTIGEGHDKLHEWIRQNGYEPQLYGSSQIEIYYIDEEADEEPVEILFPVSKVNP; translated from the coding sequence ATGGGTAAAGAACTCTCAAGATCGTTTGACATTGAGGTATTGAATAGGGAACTTAAGCTCGTAGGCCTGTGTGAGACGGGGAATTTTCCAAATGCGTTCCCTGAGCTCGCGGTTAAGGTTCAACGTGCATTCTGGGATCGTAGAAAGGAAATCAAACATGGAACAGATTACGAAGTGTTGTTCAGCCCTTTTATGTGTAATGGCATTATAGCTACCTATTTTGGCTGTGTTGAGGTGACGGAGATTGCGGATGTCCCAGAGGGAATGTTGGGTTTTGTACTGCCAGAAACCACATATGTCAAAGTGCTGTGTACAAATAAAACCATTGGAGAAGGTCACGATAAACTTCATGAATGGATCAGGCAAAATGGATATGAGCCTCAATTATACGGTTCAAGTCAGATCGAGATTTATTATATCGATGAAGAAGCAGATGAAGAGCCAGTCGAAATTCTCTTTCCAGTCAGCAAAGTCAACCCGTAA
- a CDS encoding alpha/beta hydrolase, with the protein MIERYKTPQGRQLIYESYDKLLQSYGVCVEEKRMETTFGQTHVLTAGDSQNPPLLLFHGTADNAAMMWIYNMNELSKKFFVIAVDSIGGSGKSEPNAEYYQRFDQVKWIDDIMDAFQLHDSYICGVSYGAYLSYFYTLKRPDRIRKAMCLAGGIPSSSFEVFSKMVKAFMPEALFPSEKNCEKLLRKLSGPNYAVFAENEELMRHWYYLLKYFNNKSMMKHKIEMVDDSELAILRDKAKFLIGEYDILSNYPRAIHKLERNGLNFVIIRDAGHAINHEQANLVNQKIVDFWYA; encoded by the coding sequence ATGATAGAGCGATATAAAACGCCTCAAGGGAGACAGCTCATATACGAGTCGTATGACAAGCTGCTGCAGTCGTATGGCGTATGTGTTGAAGAGAAACGTATGGAAACAACCTTTGGACAGACACATGTGCTTACTGCTGGAGATTCGCAAAACCCTCCGCTGCTCCTCTTCCATGGCACCGCTGATAACGCGGCGATGATGTGGATCTACAATATGAATGAGTTATCTAAAAAGTTCTTCGTGATTGCCGTCGATTCGATTGGAGGATCGGGGAAAAGCGAACCGAACGCCGAGTATTATCAACGTTTTGATCAGGTGAAATGGATCGATGATATCATGGATGCTTTCCAGCTCCACGATTCGTATATTTGCGGTGTATCGTATGGCGCTTACCTTTCCTATTTTTACACACTAAAGAGACCTGATCGAATTCGAAAAGCGATGTGCCTGGCGGGAGGAATTCCTTCAAGTTCGTTTGAGGTATTCTCTAAAATGGTGAAGGCCTTCATGCCTGAAGCACTGTTCCCATCAGAGAAAAATTGTGAGAAGCTGCTTCGAAAATTGAGCGGACCTAACTATGCAGTCTTTGCCGAGAATGAAGAATTAATGAGACATTGGTATTATCTGCTGAAGTATTTCAACAACAAATCCATGATGAAGCACAAGATTGAGATGGTTGATGATTCAGAACTCGCCATCTTGAGAGACAAGGCCAAGTTCCTAATCGGAGAATACGACATACTCTCTAACTATCCAAGAGCCATACATAAGCTGGAACGTAACGGCCTGAATTTCGTAATCATTCGAGATGCAGGTCACGCTATTAACCACGAACAGGCGAATCTGGTGAATCAGAAAATTGTTGATTTTTGGTATGCATGA
- a CDS encoding histidine phosphatase family protein — protein MKTIVYMVRHAESPYNEGTERTRGLTLKGRMNAAKVTELLKNEGIHTIISSPYARAVLTLEGLAAALKLDIQIIEDLRERHFSDEFIADEDFTSAEQQMFEHPDYALPGGESNRVCQNRAVGVLKQILEAYPGKKIAIGTHGHVMTLMMNYFDSSYGLHFMNQNSKPDIYQLQFDEMKLEKVTRLW, from the coding sequence ATGAAAACCATCGTGTACATGGTCAGACATGCGGAGTCACCGTATAACGAAGGAACGGAAAGAACAAGAGGACTTACCTTGAAGGGCAGGATGAATGCGGCCAAAGTAACCGAACTTTTAAAGAATGAAGGGATACATACGATCATCTCCAGTCCTTATGCCAGAGCTGTCCTCACTTTGGAGGGACTGGCCGCAGCTTTGAAATTGGATATACAGATCATAGAGGATTTACGAGAGAGACATTTTTCCGATGAGTTTATTGCCGATGAAGACTTTACGTCTGCTGAGCAGCAGATGTTTGAACACCCCGATTATGCTTTACCTGGAGGGGAGTCGAACAGGGTCTGCCAGAACAGAGCTGTGGGTGTATTGAAGCAGATTTTAGAAGCGTACCCGGGGAAAAAAATAGCGATCGGCACACACGGACATGTGATGACGCTGATGATGAATTACTTTGATTCGAGTTATGGATTGCATTTCATGAATCAGAACAGCAAACCGGATATCTACCAATTACAATTTGACGAAATGAAACTAGAGAAAGTGACAAGACTGTGGTAA